Sequence from the Desulfonispora thiosulfatigenes DSM 11270 genome:
AATAAATTCTACCCCGGTTTTTGCTACTTCTAATACATCTTCTAGACAAGGAAAGGTATGACCTGTATTTATTTCAAAAGCAGTATTAGTTTTCACACATCTCTTTCCTAGCTCTTTTAAATCAATAGGCATCTTTAAACCCGGATGAGTTACAGCCAAACAATCATTTTTTGTAATTGCCTCATTTAAAGATTTTGTATTATTATTCTTGATTTTTTCTCTTTGTCCTTTATTAAATTTAGCCCACCTATTTCCAATCACATATTTCCAGGCACTTTCTAAATCTATCGGTTTAACATATGGATGTAATCCTACTAATAGAAAATCTAATTCTTTGATAACCTTAGGGTCAATATCTATTTCACCTTTTAATCCAATCAGATTACTCTCTGCCCCTAGTAAAATATTTAACTCTGGAAATTTAGGGGCGATTCCTTTTATATGCTCTTTTATTTGTAAATAAGTTTCGCTATTTTTTACACCAGCTCCAATATTTGCTGGTCCGTGGTCTGTGATAGCTACTTCTTTTAATCCTTTTTGTTCTGCCATAAAAGCAATTTCTTCAATTGTGCTTTCCCCATCACTATATGTTGAATGCGTATGATAATCTCCTATAAAATTCATAAATACCTCTTTGGCTTTTCTATTATCTTTCGACAAATAGCTCTAAAGTATTCTTTCTTAAAAAAAATTCCCACTAATATATTAGTGGGATTAATTATAGGTTTTTTGCCTAAGTTCTTTTTGCATTACCTTTACAATTAAGCGATCTAGCTCAACGCTTAATTCATAGGTTTCCTCGGCCAATAAACGGTCAAAATTACTGTCTACTGCGTTATGAAGCTCATATCTTTTTTCTTGAATTTTTCTACGCAATTCTCTTATTTCAGACATATTGTTGCCTCCATTAATTACCTTTGTATTGCATTATTCGACATCGATTTTACATTTCCTGCAATGATTAGGGTTTTTATCCATAAATATAAAATTTATTTTCTGTGCTACAAAGGCAATATTAGTTTTTCTAGTATTGCGGCAACTCCGTCGTCCTCATTAGATAATGTTATTATATCTGCTACCTGTTTTAATTCATCACAAGCATTTCCAATAGCTACCCCACAGCCCGCATATTCAATCATATCTAAATCGTTTAATTCATCCCCTATAGCAATTACCTGTTCCCTCTTAATATTCATACTTTCTGCTAATCTTTTTAAAGCCATCCCTTTTGTAGCTTCCGGATGGGATATTTCTAATAAATGAGGTTTTGATCTGGTTAAATTGGTGTGTCCCCCAAATTCAGCCTTTAATCCTTCATTTAATCCTTCTAGCTCATTACTATCTCCCATAAGCACAATTTTAGTAGGTGCAATAGGTTTTTCTTCAAGTGAATTTAAAATATTTATAGGTACCTGGGTCATTTTTGCATAATGTTCTGCCCACTTATTAACTTCAAATACATATAAATCATCACTATAATATAAATTCATATGAATTCCCTTAGGTCTAATAAAATTAACGACATCTTTAGCTAAATCTAAGGATAAAGGTAAATGTGATATTTCTCTACCATCAGCATACTTAACTAATGCGCCCTGGTACGTAATTAAAGGAATTGTAAGCCCAATTTCAAGTGCATAGGGTAGTGCCGATTTAAACATTCTTCCTGTCGCAAATGTAACTAAGACTCCCTTTAAAATACTTTCTTTTATTATATTTTTAGACCTTTGTGAAATAACCCTATCCTCATTCAGTAAAGTATCATCTAAATCTATTGCCACTAATTTATAATCCATATTTACCTCCTAGGATATTCC
This genomic interval carries:
- a CDS encoding PHP domain-containing protein, with amino-acid sequence MNFIGDYHTHSTYSDGESTIEEIAFMAEQKGLKEVAITDHGPANIGAGVKNSETYLQIKEHIKGIAPKFPELNILLGAESNLIGLKGEIDIDPKVIKELDFLLVGLHPYVKPIDLESAWKYVIGNRWAKFNKGQREKIKNNNTKSLNEAITKNDCLAVTHPGLKMPIDLKELGKRCVKTNTAFEINTGHTFPCLEDVLEVAKTGVEFIVNSDAHFPKTVGEFGYGAEILKKANIPNEQVLNYRTDNYEL
- a CDS encoding aspartyl-phosphate phosphatase Spo0E family protein, translated to MSEIRELRRKIQEKRYELHNAVDSNFDRLLAEETYELSVELDRLIVKVMQKELRQKTYN
- a CDS encoding Cof-type HAD-IIB family hydrolase; its protein translation is MDYKLVAIDLDDTLLNEDRVISQRSKNIIKESILKGVLVTFATGRMFKSALPYALEIGLTIPLITYQGALVKYADGREISHLPLSLDLAKDVVNFIRPKGIHMNLYYSDDLYVFEVNKWAEHYAKMTQVPINILNSLEEKPIAPTKIVLMGDSNELEGLNEGLKAEFGGHTNLTRSKPHLLEISHPEATKGMALKRLAESMNIKREQVIAIGDELNDLDMIEYAGCGVAIGNACDELKQVADIITLSNEDDGVAAILEKLILPL